The proteins below come from a single Indicator indicator isolate 239-I01 chromosome 12, UM_Iind_1.1, whole genome shotgun sequence genomic window:
- the CYRIB gene encoding CYFIP-related Rac1 interactor B isoform X3, with translation MGNLIKVLTRDIDHNAAHFFLDFENAQPTESEKEIYNQVNVVLKDAEGILEDLQSYRGAGHEIREAIQHPSDEKLQEKAWGAVVPLVGKLKKFYEFSQRLEAGLRGLLGALTSTPYSPTQHLEREQALAKQFAEILHFTLRFDELKMTNPAIQNDFSYYRRTLSRMRINNVPVEGENEVNNELANRMSLFYAEATPMLKTLSDATTKFVSENKNLPIENTTDCLSTMASVCRVMLETPEYRSRFTNEETVSFCLRVMVGVIILYDHVHPVGAFAKTSKIDMKGCIKVLKDQPPNSVEGLLNALRYTTKHLNDETTSKQIKSMLQ, from the exons ATGGGTAATCTCATTAAGGTGCTAACCAGGGACATAGACCACAATGCAGCACATTTTTTCTTGGATTTTGAAA ATGCCCAACCTACAGAATCTGAAAAGGAAATCTATAATCAGGTGAATGTAGTTTTAAAGGATGCAGAAGGAATACTCGAAGACTTGCAGTCATATAGAGGAGCTGGCCATGAAATACGAGAG GCAATACAGCATCCTAGTGATGAGAAGCTGCAAGAGAAAGCATGGGGTGCAGTTGTTCCACTAGTAGGCAAACTAAAGAAATTCTATGAATTTTCTCAAAGACTAG AGGCAGGATTGCGAGGTCTGTTGGGAGCCTTGACGAGCACTCCGTATTCACCAACACAGCACCTGGAGCGAGAGCAGGCTCTTGCTAAGCAGTTTGCAGAAATCCTTCACTTTACACTCCGGTTTGATGAGCTCAAG ATGACAAATCCTGCTATACAGAACGACTTCAGCTACTACAGAAGAACTCTGAGCCGTATGAGGATTAACAATGTCCCAGTAG agggagaaaatgaaGTAAATAATGAGCTGGCAAACAGAATGTCTTTATTTTACGCTGAAGCAACGCCAATGTTGAAAACTTTAAGTGATGCTACAACAAAGTTTGTGTCAGAG AATAAAAATTTACCTATAGAGAATACTACAGATTGCTTAAGCACCATGGCTAGTGTGTGCAGGGTCATGCTGGAAACCCC tgAATATAGAAGCAGGTTTACAAATGAAGAAACAGTATCATTCTGTCTGAGGGTAATGGTGGGTGTCATCATACTCTATGACCACGTGCATCCGGTGGGCGCTTTTGCCAAAACTTCAAAAATTGAT ATGAAAGGATGCATCAAAGTTCTTAAAGACCAGCCTCCTAACAGTGTAGAAGGCCTTCTAAATGCTCTCAG GTACACAACAAAGCATTTGAATGATGAGACTACCTCCAAGCAAATTAAATCCATGTTGCAATAA
- the CYRIB gene encoding CYFIP-related Rac1 interactor B isoform X1 — MGNLLKVLTCTDLEQGPNFFLDFENAQPTESEKEIYNQVNVVLKDAEGILEDLQSYRGAGHEIREAIQHPSDEKLQEKAWGAVVPLVGKLKKFYEFSQRLEAGLRGLLGALTSTPYSPTQHLEREQALAKQFAEILHFTLRFDELKMTNPAIQNDFSYYRRTLSRMRINNVPAEGENEVNNELANRMSLFYAEATPMLKTLSDATTKFVSENKNLPIENTTDCLSTMASVCRVMLETPEYRSRFTNEETVSFCLRVMVGVIILYDHVHPVGAFAKTSKIDMKGCIKVLKDQPPNSVEGLLNALRYTTKHLNDETTSKQIKSMLQ; from the exons ATGGGGAACCTTCTAAAAGTTTTGACATGCACAGACCTTGAGCAGGGGCCAAATTTTTTCCTTGATTTTGAAA ATGCCCAACCTACAGAATCTGAAAAGGAAATCTATAATCAGGTGAATGTAGTTTTAAAGGATGCAGAAGGAATACTCGAAGACTTGCAGTCATATAGAGGAGCTGGCCATGAAATACGAGAG GCAATACAGCATCCTAGTGATGAGAAGCTGCAAGAGAAAGCATGGGGTGCAGTTGTTCCACTAGTAGGCAAACTAAAGAAATTCTATGAATTTTCTCAAAGACTAG AGGCAGGATTGCGAGGTCTGTTGGGAGCCTTGACGAGCACTCCGTATTCACCAACACAGCACCTGGAGCGAGAGCAGGCTCTTGCTAAGCAGTTTGCAGAAATCCTTCACTTTACACTCCGGTTTGATGAGCTCAAG ATGACAAATCCTGCTATACAGAACGACTTCAGCTACTACAGAAGAACTCTGAGCCGTATGAGGATTAACAATGTCCCA gcagagggagaaaatgaaGTAAATAATGAGCTGGCAAACAGAATGTCTTTATTTTACGCTGAAGCAACGCCAATGTTGAAAACTTTAAGTGATGCTACAACAAAGTTTGTGTCAGAG AATAAAAATTTACCTATAGAGAATACTACAGATTGCTTAAGCACCATGGCTAGTGTGTGCAGGGTCATGCTGGAAACCCC tgAATATAGAAGCAGGTTTACAAATGAAGAAACAGTATCATTCTGTCTGAGGGTAATGGTGGGTGTCATCATACTCTATGACCACGTGCATCCGGTGGGCGCTTTTGCCAAAACTTCAAAAATTGAT ATGAAAGGATGCATCAAAGTTCTTAAAGACCAGCCTCCTAACAGTGTAGAAGGCCTTCTAAATGCTCTCAG GTACACAACAAAGCATTTGAATGATGAGACTACCTCCAAGCAAATTAAATCCATGTTGCAATAA
- the CYRIB gene encoding CYFIP-related Rac1 interactor B isoform X2 yields the protein MGNLIKVLTRDIDHNAAHFFLDFENAQPTESEKEIYNQVNVVLKDAEGILEDLQSYRGAGHEIREAIQHPSDEKLQEKAWGAVVPLVGKLKKFYEFSQRLEAGLRGLLGALTSTPYSPTQHLEREQALAKQFAEILHFTLRFDELKMTNPAIQNDFSYYRRTLSRMRINNVPAEGENEVNNELANRMSLFYAEATPMLKTLSDATTKFVSENKNLPIENTTDCLSTMASVCRVMLETPEYRSRFTNEETVSFCLRVMVGVIILYDHVHPVGAFAKTSKIDMKGCIKVLKDQPPNSVEGLLNALRYTTKHLNDETTSKQIKSMLQ from the exons ATGGGTAATCTCATTAAGGTGCTAACCAGGGACATAGACCACAATGCAGCACATTTTTTCTTGGATTTTGAAA ATGCCCAACCTACAGAATCTGAAAAGGAAATCTATAATCAGGTGAATGTAGTTTTAAAGGATGCAGAAGGAATACTCGAAGACTTGCAGTCATATAGAGGAGCTGGCCATGAAATACGAGAG GCAATACAGCATCCTAGTGATGAGAAGCTGCAAGAGAAAGCATGGGGTGCAGTTGTTCCACTAGTAGGCAAACTAAAGAAATTCTATGAATTTTCTCAAAGACTAG AGGCAGGATTGCGAGGTCTGTTGGGAGCCTTGACGAGCACTCCGTATTCACCAACACAGCACCTGGAGCGAGAGCAGGCTCTTGCTAAGCAGTTTGCAGAAATCCTTCACTTTACACTCCGGTTTGATGAGCTCAAG ATGACAAATCCTGCTATACAGAACGACTTCAGCTACTACAGAAGAACTCTGAGCCGTATGAGGATTAACAATGTCCCA gcagagggagaaaatgaaGTAAATAATGAGCTGGCAAACAGAATGTCTTTATTTTACGCTGAAGCAACGCCAATGTTGAAAACTTTAAGTGATGCTACAACAAAGTTTGTGTCAGAG AATAAAAATTTACCTATAGAGAATACTACAGATTGCTTAAGCACCATGGCTAGTGTGTGCAGGGTCATGCTGGAAACCCC tgAATATAGAAGCAGGTTTACAAATGAAGAAACAGTATCATTCTGTCTGAGGGTAATGGTGGGTGTCATCATACTCTATGACCACGTGCATCCGGTGGGCGCTTTTGCCAAAACTTCAAAAATTGAT ATGAAAGGATGCATCAAAGTTCTTAAAGACCAGCCTCCTAACAGTGTAGAAGGCCTTCTAAATGCTCTCAG GTACACAACAAAGCATTTGAATGATGAGACTACCTCCAAGCAAATTAAATCCATGTTGCAATAA